The Vagococcus penaei genome includes the window TATTAGCGAAAGCTGTAGCTGGAGAAGCGGGTGTACCATTCTTCTCAATCTCTGGATCAGATTTTGTTGAGATGTTTGTCGGTGTTGGTGCAAGTCGTGTACGTGACTTGTTTGAAAATGCTAAAAAAGCAGCACCTGCGATTATCTTTATTGATGAAATTGATGCGGTTGGTCGTCAACGTGGCGCTGGTATGGGTGGAGGACATGATGAACGTGAACAAACCCTTAACCAGTTGCTTGTAGAAATGGATGGCTTTAGTGGGAATGAAGGTGTTATTGTCATTGCCGCAACTAACCGTTCAGATGTACTTGACCCTGCGTTATTACGTCCTGGACGTTTTGACCGTCAAATTTTAGTTGGGACACCAGATGTTAAAGGTCGTGAACAAATTCTTAAAGTGCATTCACGTAATAAACCATTAGCTGACGATGTTGATTTAAAAGTTGTTGCACAACAAACACCTGGTTTTGCGGGTGCTGATTTAGAAAACGTCTTAAATGAGGCAGCTTTAGTTGCTGCACGTCGAAATAAAAACAAAATTGACGCATCTGATATTGATGAAGCGCAAGACCGAGTCATTGCTGGTCCTGCTAAGAAAGATCGCGTGATTAGTAAACAAGAGCGTGACATGGTTGCTTACCATGAAGCGGGACATACTATCTGTGGACTAGTCTTGAGTGATGCACGTGTGGTACATAAAGTAACAATTATCCCACGTGGCCGTGCTGGAGGATACATGATTGCTTTACCTAAAGAAGACCGCTTCTTGATGACCAAAACAGAAATGTTTGAACAAATTGTGGGACTTTTAGGTGGACGTGTTGCTGAGGAAATTATTTTTGACTCACAATCAACGGGAGCAAGTAATGACTTCGAGCAAGCAACACGTTTAGCACGATCTATGGTAACAGAATATGGTATGAGTGATTTATTAGGACCAGTTCAATATGAAGGTAATCACCAAGTCTTTGTTGGTCGTGATTATGGCCAAACAAAAACTTACTCAGACCAAGTGGCTTTCCAAATTGATGAAGAAGTACGTAAGATTTTAATGAGTGCTCATCAAAAAGCACATGAAATCATCGAAGCACACCGTGCACAACATAAGTTAATTGCGGAAGCACTGTTAGAGTATGAAACATTAGATGCTCGTGCCATTAAGTCACTCTTTGAAGAAGGCGTTATGCCAGCTAATAATCGCAAGGAAGAATTTCCAAGTGAAAAAGCTGCTTCTTTCGAAGAATCAAAAGAAGCTTTAGAAAAAAGAGATGCTGAAAAGCAAGAAACAGAAAAACAAGATGAAGATGAAGCGAAAAAAGAATTAACTCAAGAAGATCAAGAGTTAGCACGTGATTTCGATAAAACATCTGATGAGGTTAAAAAAGACGAATCTGAGTAAAAAGATTTGTGGTAGTTAACCAAAATAAGTTATGATAAGTGGGATATACGAAAGTATAGCCCACTTTTTTTCGGGTTAATTCGATTATATAAGTAAAGGAATGAGTAAATAAATGACAGATTATTTAGTAAAAGCATTATGTTACAATGGTGAAATTCGAGCGATGGCTGTTCGTTCAACACAAGTAGTGGCTGAAGCGCAACAACGTCATGATACATGGCGTGCAGCAACTGCAGCTTTAGGGAGAACATTAAGTGCTTCTCTAATGTTAGGTGCGATGCACAAGAATAATGAAAAACTAACCATTAAAGTTCAAGGTAATGGCCCTTTAGGAGCGATTGTTGTTGACGCAGATGCTAAAGGAAATGTAAAAGGCTACGTCCAAAATGCTCAAGTAAATTTACCTGCTAATGCCGTTGGGAAAATTGATGTCCGTGGAGCAGTTGGAACTGAAGGTAGTTTAACAGTCATTAAAGATTTAGGATTAAAAGAGCCATTTACAGGTCAGGTTCCTTTAGTATCTGGTGAATTAGCAGAAGACTTTACTTATTATTTAGCAAACTCTGAACAAGTCCCTTCTGCTGTCGGGTTGAGTGTACTCGTTGACAATGAGAATGACGACAAAGTGAAAGCAGCAGGAGGTTTTATGATTCAAGTTATGCCTGGTGCATCAGAAGAGACTATTTCTGAAATTGAGCGTCGAATCGCTGATATTCCGATGGTATCTAAATTACTTGATTCAGGTGAAACACCGGAAAATATTCTTTATCGCTTATTAGGTGAAGAAAATGTTGAAATCCTTGAAACGATGCCTGTACAGTTCTTTTGTAATTGTTCGAAAGATAAATTTGCTTCAGCGATGATCACATTAGGTGAAAGTGAATTGCAATCAATGATTGATGAAGATGAAGGTGCGGAAGCAGTTTGTCATTTCTGTGGCGAGAAGTATTTTTATACTATTGATGAATTGACTGAGCTTATTGATCAAGCGAAGAATTAGTAGGGGGACGTCATTTTGTGGAAAATAGGTAATGTTGAGATACCCAATCGTGTCGTTGTTGCTCCAATGGCGGGTATCAGTAATTCAGCGTTCCGTGTCACAGTGAAAGAATTTGGTGCAGGCTTAGTTGTCTGCGAAATGATTAGTGATAAAGGGATTAAGCAACGAAACAAAAAGACTTTAGATATGCTATATATTGATGAGACAGAGCATCCGTTGAGTTTACAGATTTTTGGTGGAAACAAAGAAAATTTAGTCGAAGCCGCACAATTCGTTGAGGCGCATACGACTGCTGATATTATCGATATTAATATGGGGTGTCCAGTCAATAAAGTCATCAAAGCTGAAGCTGGTGCACGGTGGTTACTAGATCCGAATAAGGTGTATGAAATGGTAGAAGCTGTCGCTGGTGCGGTTAAGATCCCAGTGACCGTAAAAATGCGTATTGGCTGGGATGACGAACACGTCTTTGCGGTTGAAAATGCAAAGGCTGCTGAGAGCGCTGGAGCTGCAGCAGTTGCAATGCATGGTCGTACGCGTGTGCAAATGTACGAGGGTAAAGCTAATTGGGATGTATTAAAAGATGTTAAGCAGCAACTGACAATTCCTTTTATGGGAAACGGTGATGTGCGAACACCAGAAGACGCTAAACGTATGCTCGACTACGTTGGCTGCGACGGTGTGATGATTGGACGAGCTGCTTTAGGGAATCCTTGGATGATTTATCGGACAAAACACTATTTAGAAACGGGTGAATTACTTGAAGAACCTCACCCAGTGGAAAAAATCACAACAGCTAAACTACATTTAGCACGTTTAATAGCGTTGAAAGGTGAAAAAATTGGTACTTTGGAATTCCGTCAACATGCGGCTTACTATTTAAAGGGAGCTCCTCGTGCAGCAAAAGTCAAAGTAGCGATTAACCAAGCGCAAACCCATGCAGAAATGCTTGAAGCATTGGATACCTATGTTGCTAACTTGATTGCAAAAGGTGTTATCGATAAATAAACCAACAATTCAAAAGAAAAGGCAAATCTAACTTGCCTTTTTTTGTTTTAATGTGGCATTATAGAGTGGAACAGTAGTCATAATAATTATTAGGAGGAAGTCACGTGTCAAAAGAAATTCAAGGTCATGAAGAAATGAACGACCAATTAATCGTTAGAAGAGAAAAATTAGCGGAGTTACGTGAAAAGGGCTTAGATCCGTTTGGCGCTCGTTTTGAACGCACACATAATTCAAAAGAGTTACATGAAACATATGATGATAAAACTAAAGAAGAATTGCAAGAGCTTGGACTAACAGCGACTGTAGCTGGCCGTATTATGACGAAACGTGGTAAAGGTAAAGTAGGGTTTGCACATTTACAAGATAGAGAAGGACAAATTCAAATTTACGTTCGAAAAGATGCTGTTGGTGAAGAAGAATATGACTTATTCAAACATGCGGATTTAGGAGATTTCGTCGGTGTAACTGGTGAGATTATGAAAACCGACATGGGTGAAGTAACGATTAAACCAACGTCATTAACGTTCTTAACTAAAGCTTTACGTCCATTGCCGGATAAATACCACGGTTTAACGAATGTTGAACAAAAGTATCGTCAACGCTATCTGGATTTGATTAGTAACAAAGAAAGTTTTGACCGATTTGTCAAACGTAGTGAGATTATTCGTGAAGTTCGAAATTACTTAAATGAAAATGGCTACTTAGAAGTGGAGACACCAACCCTACATAATATTGCTGGTGGAGCAGCAGCCCGTCCATTCATTACACACCATAATGCGTTAGATATCGATTTATATCTAAGAATTGCGTTAGAGTTGCATTTAAAACGATTAATCGTTGGTGGTATGGAAAAAGTATATGAGATTGGTCGTGTTTTCCGAAATGAAGGAATTGATACAACTCATAATCCTGAATTCACAATGCTTGAAGTTTATACTGCTTATACTGATTATCAAGACATCATGGATTTAACTGAAGGTATTATTACAACTGTCGCTGATCGTGTTTTAGGCACACGTCAATTAGTTTATGGTGAGCATGAGTTAGATTTAAATAGTCCTTGGCGACGTGTCCATATGGTTGACGCCATCAAAGAAGAAACTGGTGTTGATTTCTGGAAAGAAATGACAGATGAAGAAGCTAGAGCCATTGCAAAAGAACATGATATTGAATTAGAAAATCACATGAGCTATGGCCATGTCGTTAATGAATTCTTTGAAAAATATGTTGAGCATACATTAATTCAACCGACATTTGTTTATGGGCACCCTGTTGCTATTTCACCTTTAGCTAAGAAAAATGCCGAAGATCCAAGATTTACAGATCGTTTTGAGGTCTTTATAGTAGGAAATGAGTATGGCAATGCATTTACTGAGTTAAATGATCCAATCGATCAGCGTGAACGCTTTGAAGCACAAATGAAAGAAAAAGATTTAGGAAATGATGAAGCTCAAGGGATTGATGAGGATTTTGTTGAAGCTTTAGAATATGGTATGCCTCCAACAGGTGGACTAGGAATTGGAATTGATCGTTTGGTTATGTTATTAACAAATGCGCAGTCAATTCGTGATGTATTATTATTCCCAACAATGAGATAAATAAAAAAGTGTAAATTTTTTTAAATTTACACTTTTCTTTTTAGATTTTATATGGTATATTTATCTACGTTGCTTTAAGACAAACGTTTTTGAAATTTCAAGTTGTTTAAGAAAACTTAATAAATTTTTAAAAAGTTGTTGACAAAGCAAAAGATAATTGATATGATATAAAAGTTGTTACGACAACAAATATTAAAAAAGTTTAGACCTTTGAAAACTGAACAAAGTAAGACAAACCAAATGTGTAGGGCGTTTTTACAATAGTAAAAACAAACCATATTTAAAGTGAATAGAAACATTCGCTAGCAAAATTTTTAAATGAGCTAAACATCGCAAGATGTTATCATACTTTTATTGAGAGTTTGATCCTGGCTCAGGACGAACGCTGGCGGCGTGCCTAATACATGCAAGTCGAACGCACTTTTCTCACCGGAGCTTGCTCCACCGAGAAAAGTGAGTGGCGGACGGGTGAGTAACACGTGGGCAACCTGCCCATCAGAGGGGGATAACACTTGGAAACAGGTGCTAATACCGCATAATTCCTATTGCCGCATGGCGACAGGATAAAAGACGCTTCGGTGTCACTGGTGGATGGGCCCGCGGTGCATTAGTTAGTTGGTGGGGTAACGGCCTACCAAGACCATGATGCATAGCCGACCTGAGAGGGTGATCGGCCACACTGGGACTGAGACACGGCCCAGACTCCTACGGGAGGCAGCAGTAGGGAATCTTCGGCAATGGACGAAAGTCTGACCGAGCAACGCCGCGTGAGTGAAGAAGGTTTTCGGATCGTAAAACTCTGTTGTTAGAGAAGAACAAGTGAGAGAGTAACTGTTCTCACCTTGACGGTATCTAACCAGAAAGCCACGGCTAACTACGTGCCAGCAGCCGCGGTAATACGTAGGTGGCAAGCGTTGTCCGGATTTATTGGGCGTAAAGCGAGCGCAGGTGGTCTTTTAAGTCTGATGTGAAAGCCCTCGGCTCAACCGAGGAAGGTCATTGGAAACTGGAGGACTTGAGTGCAGAAGAGGAGAGTGGAATTCCATGTGTAGCGGTGAAATGCGTAGATATATGGAGGAACACCAGTGGCGAAGGCGACTCTCTGGTCTGTAACTGACACTGAGGCTCGAAAGCGTGGGGAGCAAACAGGATTAGATACCCTGGTAGTCCACGCCGTAAACGATGAGTGCTAGGTGTTGGAGGGTTTCCGCCCTTCAGTGCCGCAGCTAACGCATTAAGCACTCCGCCTGGGGAGTACGGCCGCAAGGCTGAAACTCAAAGGAATTGACGGGGGCCCGCACAAGCGGTGGAGCATGTGGTTTAATTCGAAGCAACGCGAAGAACCTTACCAGGTCTTGACATCCTTTGACCACTCTAGAGATAGAGCTTTCCCTTCGGGGACAAAGTGACAGGTGGTGCATGGTTGTCGTCAGCTCGTGTCGTGAGATGTTGGGTTAAGTCCCGCAACGAGCGCAACCCTTATTGTTAGTTGCCATCATTTAGTTGGGCACTCTAGCAAGACTGCCGGTGACAAACCGGAGGAAGGTGGGGATGACGTCAAATCATCATGCCCCTTATGACCTGGGCTACACACGTGCTACAATGGACAGTACAATGAGTTGCGAGACCGCGAGGTTTAGCTAATCTCTTAAAGCTGTTCTCAGTTCGGATTGTAGGCTGCAACTCGCCTACATGAAGCCGGAATCGCTAGTAATCGTGGATCAGCATGCCACGGTGAATACGTTCCCGGGCCTTGTACACACCGCCCGTCACACCACGAGAGTTTGTAACACCCAAAGTCGGTGAGGTAACCTTCGGGAGCCAGCCGCCTAAGGTGGGATAGATGATTGGGGTGAAGTCGTAACAAGGTAGCCGTATCGGAAGGTGCGGCTGGATCACCTCCTTTCTAAGGATAATTACGGAAACACATTGGTTGAATTTACTTTGTTCAGTTTTGAGAGGTTTACTCTCAAACATTATTGATTTGTTCATTGAAAACTGGATAGTTGAAGTTAGACATCAACATAAATTAAGTACACTGCGTGACACAATGCAAGTTGTGAAGCGTTGTTTGTATCAGATATCGCTGTTTGATACAAACAAAAAAGATCTAACCATTAGGTTAGAAAAGGTTAAGTGAATAAGGGCGCACGGTGGATGCCTTGGCACTAGAAGCCGATGAAGGACGGGACTAACGCCGATATGCTTCGGGGAGCTGTAAGTAAGCTTTGATCCGGAGATTTCCGAATGGGGGAACCCAATACCTTTTATAGGGTATTATCTATTAGTGAATACATAGCTAATAGAAGGTAGACGCAGAGAACTGAAACATCTAAGTACCTGCAGGAAGAGAAAGAAAAATCGATTTCCTTAGTAGCGGCGAGCGAAACGGAAACAGCCCAAACCAATGAGCTTGCTCATTGGGGTTGTAGGACTCAGCTGTGGTAGCTGTTGTGAATAGTCAAATCGACCTGGAAAGGTCAGCCGGAGCGGGTAAAAGCCCCGTAGACGAAATTGACAACACACCTATGAGTATCCTGAGTACGGCGGAACACGAGAAATTCCGTCGGAATCCGGGAGGACCATCTCCCAAGGCTAAATACTCTCTAGTGACCGATAGTGAACCAGTACCGTGAGGGAAAGGTGAAAAGCACCCCGGAAGGGGAGTGAAATAGAACCTGAAACCGTGTGCCTACAAAAAGTCAAAGCCCGTTAATGGGTGATGGCGTGCCTTTTGCAGAATGAACCGGCGAGTTACGATTGCATGCGAGGTTAAGCTGAAGAAGCGGAGCCGTAGCGAAAGCGAGTCTGAATAGGGCGACGTAGTATGTAGTTGTAGACCCGAAACCATGTGACCTACCCATGTCCAGGTTGAAGGTGCGGTAAAACGCACTGGAGGACCGAACCCACGTACGTTGAAAAGTGCGGGGATGAGGTGTGGGTAGCGGAGAAATTCCAATCGAACTTGGAGATAGCTGGTTCTCTCCGAAATAGCTTTAGGGCTAGCCTCGGAATTAAGAATGATGGAGGTAGAGCACTGTTTGGACTAGGGGCCCGTCTTGGGTTACCGAATTCAGATAAACTCCGAATGCCATTCATTTATATCCGGGAGTCAGACAGTGAGTGATAAGATCCATTGTCGAAAGGGAAACAGCCCAGACCACCAGTTAAGGTCCCAAAATATATGTTAAGTGGAAAAGGATGTGAGGGTGCACAAACAACTAGGATGTTGGCTTAGAAGCAGCCACCATTTAAAGAGTGCGTAATAGCTCACTAGTCGAGTGCCCTTGCGCCGAAAATGTACCGGGGCTAAACATATTACCGAAACTGTGGATAGAACCTTTGGTTCTATGGTAGGAGAGCGTTCTAAGGGCGTTGAAGCTAGATCGTGAGGACTAGTGGAGCGCTTAGAAGTGAGAATGCCGGTATGAGTAGCGAAAGACAGGTGAGAATCCTGTCCACCGAATGACTAAGGTTTCCTGGGGAAGGCTCGTCCTCCCAGGGTTAGTCGGGACCTAAGCCGAGGCCGATAGGCGTAGGCGATGGACAACAGGTTGAGATTCCTGTACTCGTTTGTTTTGTTTGAACAATGGAGGGACACAGGAGGTTACGGAAGCGCACTGTTGGATATGTGCGTATAAGCAACAAGTCTTGGTGTGAGTCAAATGCTTACACCTCTAAGGACGAGTTGTGATGTGGAGGGAAATTTAGTACCGAAGTTCCAATATCACACTGTCAAGAAAATCTTCTAGTTAGAAGCAAACGACCCGTACCGCAAACCGACACAGGTAGTCGAGGAGAGAATCCTAAGGTGAGCGAGAGAACTCTTGTTAAGGAACTCGGCAAAATGACCCCGTAACTTCGGGAGAAGGGGTGCTAAACGCAAGTTTAGCCGCAGTGAATAGGCCCAAGCGACTGTTTATCAAAAACACAGGTCTCTGCAAAATCGAAAGATGACGTATAGGGGCTGACGCCTGCCCGGTGCTGGAAGGTTAAGAGGATGGGTTAGCAATAGCGAAGCTCAGAATTGAAGCCCCAGTAAACGGCGGCCGTAACTATAACGGTCCTAAGGTAGCGAAATTCCTTGTCGGGTAAGTTCCGACCCGCACGAAAGGCGTAACGATTTGGGCACTGTCTCAACAAGAGACTCGGTGAAATTTTAGTACCTGTGAAGATGCAGGTTACCCGCGACAGGACGGAAAGACCCCATGGAGCTTTACTGTAGTTTGATATTGACTGTTTGTGACACATGTACAGGATAGGTAGGAGCCGTTGAACTCGGAACGCTAGTTTCGAGGGAGGCATTGGTGGGATACTACCCTTGTGTTATGACCAGTCTAACCCGCGCCACTTATCGTGGCGGGAGACAGTGTCAGATGGACAGTTTGACTGGGGCGGTCGCCTCCTAAAATGTAACGGAGGCGCCCAAAGGTTCCCTCAGAATGGTTGGAAATCATTCGAAGAGTGTAAAGGCAAAAGGGAGCTTGACTGCGAGAGTTACAACTCGAGCAGGGACGAAAGTCGGGCTTAGTGATCCGGTGGTTCCGCATGGAAGGGCCATCGCTCAACGGATAAAAGCTACCCTGGGGATAACAGGCTTATCTCCCCCAAGAGTTCACATCGACGGGGAGGTTTGGCACCTCGATGTCGGCTCGTCGCATCCTGGGGCTGTAGTCGGTCCCAAGGGTTGGGCTGTTCGCCCATTAAAGCGGCACGCGAGCTGGGTTCAGAACGTCGTGAGACAGTTCGGTCCCTATCCGTCGCGGGCGTTGGAAATTTGAGAGGAGCTGTCCTTAGTACGAGAGGACCGGGATGGACATACCTCTGGTGTACCAGTTGTTCTGCCAAGGGCATTGCTGGGTAGCTATGTATGGACGGGATAAACGCTGAAAGCATCTAAGCGTGAAGCCCCCCTCAAGATGAGATTTCCCATTTCTTTAAGAAAGTAAGATCCCTGAGAGATGATCAGGTAGATAGGCTAGGAGTGGAAGTACAGTGATGTATGGAGCGGACTAGTACTAATCGATCGAGGACTTAACCAAATAAACGGTGTCACTTATGTTAATGATAACTTCAAATCCAGTTTTGAGTGAGCAATCACTTAATTAAATAAACGCACGTAGTGCGGTGACGATGGCAAGAAGGATACACCTGTAACCATGCCGAACACAGCAGTTAAGCTTCTTAGCGCCGAGGGTAGTGAAGGGTTTCCCTTTGTGAGAGTAGGACGTTGCCGCGCTTTTTGCGTTTTTTAATCTATTGGAGGTTTAGCTCAGCTGGGAGAGCACCTGCCTTACAAGCAGGGGGTCGGCGGTTCGATCCCGTCAACCTCCATTTTAAATTAGACTCGTTAGCTCAGTTGGTAGAGCATCTGACTTTTAATCAGAGGGTCACTGGTTCGAGCCCAGTACGGGTCATTTTTTTGTTTCAACAGATTTTTAATAAGATTTAGCCGGCTTAGCTCAGTTGGTAGAGCATCTGATTTGTAATCAGAGGGTCGAGGGTTCAAGTCCTTTAGCCGGCATTCTATTTCTAAGCGGAAGTAGTTCAGTGGTAGAACATCACCTTGCCAAGGTGGGGGTCGCGGGTTCGAACCCCGTCTTCCGCTTTTTATGTTCCAGCCGGGGTGGCGGAACTGGCAGACGCACAGGACTTAAAATCCTGCGGTGAGTGATCACCGTACCGGTTCGATTCCGGTCCTCGGCATTAATAAAAACGTAGTCTATATAAAAGCTAATCTGTAGATAGATTAGCTTTTTATTTTTTATAAAATTTGTGTTGTTTAATAATAATTACTAGACAAGTAATTTAAAGTGTGTTATTATCTAGTAGTAGTAGGAATTAAGCACCCATAGCTCAATTGGATAGAGTGTCTGACTACGGATCAGAAGGTTAGGGGTTCGACTCCTCTTGGGTGCGTAAATATGTGTTAAGCATTTATGTTAAGTTAACTTAACATAAATGCTTTTTTATTTTACTTATGAAGGGAATGATAGTCTGTGACTGATTTACTAGAACATTTTATTTTGCAAGAATATGACGTTGCTGAGTATATTAGCAACCATTTTCCAGATTATAGCTGTGTAGAAAATTTAGATGTTAGTGAAATTGGTGATGGTAACATTAATTATGTCTTTCGTGTCTTGGATAAAGAAACAGGGAAAAGTCTAATTGTTAAGCAAGCAGACAAATTATTGCGATCATCTGGTCGAGAATTGGATATTAATCGTAATATAATTGAATATGAAGCACTAAGAATTTATCAAGAACTAGTTCCATGTTTTGTACCTAAAGTTTATCTATATGATGAAGAACTTGCTCTAATAGTAATGGAAGATATTTCTAATTTTAAAAATTTGCGTTATGAACTAGCTGACAGAAAAATTTTCCCGAATTTAAGTGAAGAAATCAGTTTATATTTAACTAAAACTCTATTATTAACTTCTGATGTAATAGGTGAATCTAAAATTAAAAAAATGCGTTTAAAAAAATTTATAAATCCTGATATGTGTGATATTAGTGAAGATCTTGTCTTTACTGAACCTTATAATAATTATAAACAACGTAATATTATTACACCTGAAAATGAGGAATTTGTAAAGAAAATAATTTATCAAAACCAAATTTTAATATCTGAAGTTGCTAAATTACGCTACCGTTTTATGAACTGTTCCGAAGCACTGATTCATGGTGATCTGCATTCAGGCTCTATTTTTATTAATGATTTTGGCTTAAAAGTTATTGATCCAGAGTTTGCTTTTTATGGTCCTATGGGATACGATATTGGCAATGTTTTGGCACATTTGACAATATCTTTAGTTCAAAGTTATTACGTAAACTATCAAAAAGAATTTTCAAATTGGTTACTTAAAACCATTGCTGATATTTTTGATTTAATTATGATTAAGATGGATAAACTTTATGTAAAAAATGTCAGATTATCTTTGTATCAGTTAGGCTCATTTAAAAATAGTTTCTTTAATCAGATTAAGTCGGATAGCTTAGGCTACGCTGGTACTGAAATTATTCGTCGTATTATTGGGGATTCAAAAGTTCTTGAAGTGACCGATGTGCCAAACTGCCAAATGGAACAGAATTTATTGCTAATTGGATCGGATTTAATTATTCATAGAAATGAATTAAATACAGGTTCTGAATTAGCAAAAATAATCATTAATAGATTAGAAAAGAGAGAAAAATTATGTTAAAACGTGCTGATGAGGGGATGCCATTTTTATTGAAGTATGAACATGTTGCTTGGTATGAGAATGGCACTGTTAAAATCTTAGATCGACGTATCTATCCAACTGAAGTTTTGTT containing:
- the dusB gene encoding tRNA dihydrouridine synthase DusB, producing the protein MAGISNSAFRVTVKEFGAGLVVCEMISDKGIKQRNKKTLDMLYIDETEHPLSLQIFGGNKENLVEAAQFVEAHTTADIIDINMGCPVNKVIKAEAGARWLLDPNKVYEMVEAVAGAVKIPVTVKMRIGWDDEHVFAVENAKAAESAGAAAVAMHGRTRVQMYEGKANWDVLKDVKQQLTIPFMGNGDVRTPEDAKRMLDYVGCDGVMIGRAALGNPWMIYRTKHYLETGELLEEPHPVEKITTAKLHLARLIALKGEKIGTLEFRQHAAYYLKGAPRAAKVKVAINQAQTHAEMLEALDTYVANLIAKGVIDK
- the mtnK gene encoding S-methyl-5-thioribose kinase, with product MTDLLEHFILQEYDVAEYISNHFPDYSCVENLDVSEIGDGNINYVFRVLDKETGKSLIVKQADKLLRSSGRELDINRNIIEYEALRIYQELVPCFVPKVYLYDEELALIVMEDISNFKNLRYELADRKIFPNLSEEISLYLTKTLLLTSDVIGESKIKKMRLKKFINPDMCDISEDLVFTEPYNNYKQRNIITPENEEFVKKIIYQNQILISEVAKLRYRFMNCSEALIHGDLHSGSIFINDFGLKVIDPEFAFYGPMGYDIGNVLAHLTISLVQSYYVNYQKEFSNWLLKTIADIFDLIMIKMDKLYVKNVRLSLYQLGSFKNSFFNQIKSDSLGYAGTEIIRRIIGDSKVLEVTDVPNCQMEQNLLLIGSDLIIHRNELNTGSELAKIIINRLEKREKLC
- the ftsH gene encoding ATP-dependent zinc metalloprotease FtsH is translated as MNKKNSGMKNSLYYIIVFLSMIMIVYFFFGQGGDQSPNINYSTFYQQLKDDKVKEFSVQPANGVYKITGEYYDDQKVADSGGLPVFGSTKVKSKRFTTMVLPNDSTIGNITETAKDANAKFVVKEQSNSGMWMSLLFSFLPMIFLVFLFYMMMGQGGQGGGNGRVMNFGKTKTKETDKKTIKVRFSDVAGAEEEKQELVEVVEFLKDPRRFVALGARIPAGVLLEGPPGTGKTLLAKAVAGEAGVPFFSISGSDFVEMFVGVGASRVRDLFENAKKAAPAIIFIDEIDAVGRQRGAGMGGGHDEREQTLNQLLVEMDGFSGNEGVIVIAATNRSDVLDPALLRPGRFDRQILVGTPDVKGREQILKVHSRNKPLADDVDLKVVAQQTPGFAGADLENVLNEAALVAARRNKNKIDASDIDEAQDRVIAGPAKKDRVISKQERDMVAYHEAGHTICGLVLSDARVVHKVTIIPRGRAGGYMIALPKEDRFLMTKTEMFEQIVGLLGGRVAEEIIFDSQSTGASNDFEQATRLARSMVTEYGMSDLLGPVQYEGNHQVFVGRDYGQTKTYSDQVAFQIDEEVRKILMSAHQKAHEIIEAHRAQHKLIAEALLEYETLDARAIKSLFEEGVMPANNRKEEFPSEKAASFEESKEALEKRDAEKQETEKQDEDEAKKELTQEDQELARDFDKTSDEVKKDESE
- the lysS gene encoding lysine--tRNA ligase, whose translation is MNDQLIVRREKLAELREKGLDPFGARFERTHNSKELHETYDDKTKEELQELGLTATVAGRIMTKRGKGKVGFAHLQDREGQIQIYVRKDAVGEEEYDLFKHADLGDFVGVTGEIMKTDMGEVTIKPTSLTFLTKALRPLPDKYHGLTNVEQKYRQRYLDLISNKESFDRFVKRSEIIREVRNYLNENGYLEVETPTLHNIAGGAAARPFITHHNALDIDLYLRIALELHLKRLIVGGMEKVYEIGRVFRNEGIDTTHNPEFTMLEVYTAYTDYQDIMDLTEGIITTVADRVLGTRQLVYGEHELDLNSPWRRVHMVDAIKEETGVDFWKEMTDEEARAIAKEHDIELENHMSYGHVVNEFFEKYVEHTLIQPTFVYGHPVAISPLAKKNAEDPRFTDRFEVFIVGNEYGNAFTELNDPIDQRERFEAQMKEKDLGNDEAQGIDEDFVEALEYGMPPTGGLGIGIDRLVMLLTNAQSIRDVLLFPTMR
- the hslO gene encoding Hsp33 family molecular chaperone HslO, producing MTDYLVKALCYNGEIRAMAVRSTQVVAEAQQRHDTWRAATAALGRTLSASLMLGAMHKNNEKLTIKVQGNGPLGAIVVDADAKGNVKGYVQNAQVNLPANAVGKIDVRGAVGTEGSLTVIKDLGLKEPFTGQVPLVSGELAEDFTYYLANSEQVPSAVGLSVLVDNENDDKVKAAGGFMIQVMPGASEETISEIERRIADIPMVSKLLDSGETPENILYRLLGEENVEILETMPVQFFCNCSKDKFASAMITLGESELQSMIDEDEGAEAVCHFCGEKYFYTIDELTELIDQAKN